The Osmerus eperlanus chromosome 7, fOsmEpe2.1, whole genome shotgun sequence genome includes a region encoding these proteins:
- the LOC134023827 gene encoding uncharacterized protein LOC134023827 has product METELEELRRRVQTLNTENEQLQQQVGTVGGSQATSSRSIHTPLNPEAGTSAAAERLVYLPRERRCATFRGGEEEDIFEWMEDIKASFRVRRLLPVEEALFILDHLEGSARREIRFRPQEKFFSHKQGEGESLQDFSHGLLALMEQIIQHAPGGMPNSGDLLRDQFVEHVFDHGLRRELKRFTRLSPTSTFLEPLKEQSLPPAGLLASVSLVPVVKGVAHVPIVNVGEQDALIVGVDRVGKMIADIDLSQLSLPEQAQRYRCIPPTDYEAVKQHIHQLMQSQVIRESSSPYASPIVIVRKKDGQIRLCVDYRHLNSKTRKDAFPLPRIEESLDALCGAKWFSTLDLATEEGVLYRHIKLPGDGEEVDQLVLPEALQEVVFQQLHNDQGHPGRDRTYELIRRRGFWPGMSVDIERRCQNCSHCVIAKSTRPPARAPMAHLLASNPNQILAIDFTILEQSSDGWENILVMTDVFSKYTQVVPTRDQKATTVANILVHEWFYRFGVPARIHSDQGRNFESALISQLCQIYGVQKTRTTPYHPQGNGQCERFNRTLHDLLRTLPPEQKRSWTQHLAQVVFAYNTTCHTVTGEAPHFLMFVQVPRLPVDFLLARVDEPRGGQVVDWVVGHQQVLRDTYTRVRARLARAAELRKAKYDQYVRDEVLSEGSLVYMRDHTVRGRHKIQNHWSTIAYKVLKTPSGDGGVYTITNPSTPIVVKHVHRSQLKLVPNPISQQALPDPGLGELGLEREFEDISALVIVKPGFGPARAEPSTVMDPQYDLLQPSVHPICMSDTGPLEAESPLPMRSGHDLSGSSIDIPGEDR; this is encoded by the exons ATGGAAACTGAATTAGAGGAGTTGCGTAGGCGGGTACAGACATTGAACACTGAGAATGAACAATTACAGCAACAGGTTGGCACCGTTGGGGGCTCCCAGGCCACCAGTAGCAGGAGCATCCACACTCCTCTCAACCCAGAGGCAGGCACTAGTGCAGCTGCAGAGCGTCTAGTTTACCTCCCTAGAGAAAGGCGCTGTGCTACTTTTAGGGGTGGGGAAGAAGAAGACATCTTTGAATGGATGGAGGATATTAAGGCCAGTTTCAGGGTCCGGCGTCTATTGCCTGTAGAGGAGGCCCTGTTTATCCTAGATCACCTAGAGGGTTCTGCAAGGAGGGAAATTCGGTTTCGACCCCAGG AGAAGTTCTTCTCCCATaaacaaggagaaggagagtcCTTACAAGACTTCTCACATGGCCTTCTAGCACTGATGGAGCAAATCATACAACATGCCCCCGGCGGTATGCCAAACTCTGGTGACTTACTGCGAGACCAGTTTGTGGAGCACGTGTTTGACCATGGCTTACGCCGAGAACTTAAGCGTTTTACGCGACTCAGTCCTACGTCCACGTTCCTGGAA CCACTAAAGGAGCAGAGTTTGCCACCGGCAGGTCTACTGGCCTCAGTGTCACTGGTCCCTGTGGTCAAGGGTGTTGCCCATGTACCCATAGTTAATGTGGGGGAGCAAGATGCACTG ATAGTGGGTGTTGATCGGGTAGGGAAGATGATCGCAGACATAGACTTGTCCCAGCTTTCACTCCCTGAGCAGGCCCAG CGGTATCGCTGCATACCTCCTACAGATTACGAGGCTGTGAAACAACATATCCACCAGCTCATGCAGAGCCAGGTAATAAGGGAGAGCAGTAGCCCTTATGCTTCTCCCATAGTGATTGTGAGGAAGAAGGATGGCCAGATCCGTTTGTGTGTTGATTATCGGCACTTAAATAGTAAGACCAGGAAGGATGCTTTCCCTCTACCACGCATCGAGGAGTCACTGGATGCCCTGTGTGGGGCCAAGTGGTTTTCCACGTTGGACCTCGCAA CGGAAGAGGGCGTGCTTTATCGACACATTAAGTTGCCAGGGGATGGGGAGGAAGTAGATCAGCTAGTACTCCCAGAGGCCTTGCAGGAGGTGGTTTTTCAGCAGTTGCACAATGACCAGGGTCATCCAGGCAGGGATCGGACCTACGAACTGATTCGTAGGCGAGGCTTTTGGCCCGGAATGAGTGTTGACATCGAGCGTCGCTGCCAGAATTGTAGCCACTGTGTGATTGCCAAGTCTACTCGGCCTCCTGCTCGTGCCCCTATGGCACATCTGCTGGCTTCAAACCCAAACCAAATCCTGgctattgatttcaccattttagAGCAGTCTAGTGATGGTTGGGAGAATATCCTGGTTATGACGGATGTATTCTCAAAGTATACCCAGGTTGTGCCCACTCGTGATCAAAAAGCTACCACTGTTGCCAACATCTTGGTTCATGAGTGGTTTTATAGGTTTGGGGTGCCAGCCCGAATCCATTCGGATCAGGGACGGAACTTTGAGAGTGCCTTAATATCTCAGCTTTGCCAAATTTATGGGGTACAAAAGACTCGCACAACCCCGTACCATCCACAGGGGAACGGCCAATGTGAACGTTTTAACCGGACACTTCATGATCTCCTCCGAACGTTGCCTCCGGAACAAAAGAGATCCTGGACGCAGCACCTTGCCCAGGTAGTTTTTGCATACAACACCACGTGTCATACTGTTACCGGAGAAGCTCCGCATTTTTTGATGTTTGTGCAGGTGCCGAGGCTTCCTGTGGACTTTTTGTTGGCAAGGGTGGATGAGCCCAGGGGCGGTCAGGTGGTGGATTGGGTGGTAGGACACCAACAGGTATTACGGGATACCTATACCAGGGTGAGAGCTAGGCTGGCTAGGGCGGCTGAACTCCGCAAGGCGAAGTATGATCAGTATGTTAGGGATGAAGTGCTGAGCGAAGGTAGTTTGGTGTACATGCGTGACCACACAGTCCGTGGTCGCCATAAGATCCAAAATCATTGGTCCACCATTGCTTATAAGGTTCTCAAGACTCctagtggtgatggtggggtATATACCATAACTAACCCGTCTACACCCATCGTAGTGAAGCACGTACACAGGTCCCAGTTAAAACTGGTCCCCAATCCAATTTCACAACAGGCTCTGCCAGACCCAGGGTTGGGAGAGTTGGGTCTTGAAAGGGAGTTCGAAGATATCTCAGCACTAGTAATCGTAAAACCTGGATTTGGTCCTGCCAGGGCAGAACCCTCTACTGTCATGGACCCACAGTATGATTTGTTACAACCATCTGTACATCCTATATGTATGTCCGACACTGGCCCTCTTGAGGCAGAATCCCCCCTTCCCATGAGGTCAGGACATGATCTGTCTGGTAGTTCTATAGATATCCCGGGTGAGGACAGATAG